The Helicoverpa armigera isolate CAAS_96S chromosome 18, ASM3070526v1, whole genome shotgun sequence genome has a window encoding:
- the LOC110380213 gene encoding acidic juvenile hormone-suppressible protein 1, which produces MARLVLCVLALLVAGGHSDPVRSNLSQKAADPVFLQRQLDLMVLYFHLLEPNHLASCQAIAKSWSLERNIEHYSNVTAVTTYIEMLEHQWILPRTVPFSLQQAEHRFEAVTLYNVLISAKDYDTFYKTAVYVRDLVNENLFAYVLSIAILNRPDTQGIYIPRLPEVFPSYFYNGEIMTTAQRINTHGQNMVEHYPSTYKWDHNVVIRWNATIWPYLRSETMPLAYFTHDFSLNTFYYNLHLAQPSWLHSEVLPVNKHRRGEWFWFLHKQILTRYYMERLSNGLGEIPELGHEIVQYGYASGLLYHNGVPFPARPNYLNLDQPQLVNEIQEILDYERRIRDAIDQGYVVNHLGEHIDICAPEAIEILGSIIEANVDSPNAKYYKDFISIWKKVLGNSIVQDNQYHNNYVPLVVPSVLEHYQTALRDPAFYMIWKRVLGLFQMWQEKLPLYKKEELALPQVAIQKVDVDKLVTYFEYTYLNVSSHLHMNQDEVKGYYDQVSVLVQQPVLNHKRFQVRVNVKSEVAKTVLVKFFLAPKYDSQGYEIPLHINTQNFMQLDEFTYDLPAGECTITRDSVDTSGKKWVSGIEIYEAVEKAVQGKGQYTIDPNMEKLAEHLMLPKGRVGGMPFVLMVYISEYHAPKVAPEQVSYPALSLGLSPVIRQLTDEPFGFPVNRPLHPWQVEGVKNLYLQDVLIYHKHTPEIEVPHME; this is translated from the exons ATGGCTCGTTTGGTGTTGTGTGTTCTGGCGCTTCTAGTGGCCGGGGGCCACTCGGACCCCGTGAGGAGCAACCTCTCGCAGAAAGCTG CGGACCCAGTGTTCCTGCAACGCCAATTGGATTTGATGGTCTTGTACTTCCACCTTCTTGAACCGAATCATCTTGCCTCTTGCCAAGCTATCGCTAAGTCCTGGAGTCTCGAGAGGAACATCGAACATTACAGC AATGTGACTGCTGTAACTACTTACATCGAGATGTTGGAGCACCAGTGGATACTCCCACGTACGGTACCCTTCTCGCTTCAGCAAGCCGAGCACAGATTCGAAGCCGTCACCTTATACAATGTGCTTATCTCTGCTAAGGACTACGACACATTCTACAAGACCGCTGTTTACGTTAGAGATCTCGTCAACGAGAACCTCTTCGCTTACGTGCTCAGTATAGCTATTCTGAACCGCCCTGATACCCAAGGCATTTACATCCCTCGCCTTCCTGAAGTCTTCCCGTCATACTTCTACAACGGTGAAATTATGACAACCGCTCAGAGGATTAACACCCATGGCCAAAACATGGTTGAGCACTACCCTTCAACCTACAAATGGGACCACAATGTGGTGATCAGGTGGAATGCTACGATCTGGCCTTACTTAAGAAGCGAAACCATGCCTCTTGCTTACTTCACTCATGACTTCAGCCTAAACACCTTCTACTACAACCTCCATCTTGCCCAACCCAGCTGGCTGCACAGTGAAGTTCTTCCAGTGAACAAACACAGGCGTGGAGAATGGTTCTGGTTCTTGCACAAGCAGATCCTCACTCGTTACTACATGGAGAGACTGTCTAACGGACTCGGTGAAATCCCCGAGCTTGGCCACGAGATTGTTCAGTACGGTTACGCTTCAGGTCTTTTGTACCACAATGGCGTGCCCTTCCCTGCAAGGCCCAACTACCTTAACTTGGATCAGCCCCAGCTCGTTAATGAAATCCAAGAAATCCTCGACTACGAGCGCCGTATTCGTGACGCCATCGACCAGGGTTACGTTGTTAAC CACCTTGGTGAACACATTGACATCTGCGCTCCTGAGGCTATCGAAATCTTGGGTAGCATTATTGAGGCTAACGTTGACTCTCCTAATGCCAAATACTACAAGGACTTCATCAGCATCTGGAAGAAGGTTTTGGGCAACTCTATTGTTCAAGACAACCAGTACCACAACAA CTACGTCCCTCTGGTTGTTCCCTCGGTTTTGGAGCACTACCAGACTGCTTTGCGTGACCCCGCGTTCTACATGATCTGGAAGCGTGTGTTGGGACTGTTCCAAATGTGGCAGGAGAAACTTCCTCTGTACAAGAAAGAAGAACTGGCTCTTCCCCAGGTGGCCATCCAGAAGGTCGATGTAGACAAGCTGGTGACATACTTCGAATACACTTACTTGAACGTCTCTTCTCACCTGCACATGAACCAGGATGAAG TTAAGGGTTACTACGACCAAGTCAGCGTGTTGGTACAGCAACCCGTCTTGAACCACAAGAGGTTCCAAGTTCGCGTGAACGTTAAGAGCGAGGTCGCTAAGACCGTTCTCGTCAAGTTCTTCTTGGCGCCCAAATATGACAGCCAAGGCTATGAGATCCCTCTTCACATCAACACCCAGAACTTCATGCAGCTGGATGAGTTCACGTATGACC TTCCTGCGGGCGAATGCACAATTACTCGTGATTCCGTTGACACCTCTGGCAAGAAGTGGGTGTCCGGTATCGAGATATATGAGGCGGTTGAGAAGGCCGTGCAAGGCAAGGGACAGTACACCATCGACCCGAACATGGAGAAACTCGCCGAACATCTTATGCTGCCTAAGg GTCGCGTCGGAGGCATGCCGTTCGTCCTGATGGTCTACATCTCAGAATACCACGCCCCGAAGGTTGCTCCCGAACAAGTCTCGTACCCAGCTTTGTCTCTTGGCCTGTCTCCCGTTATTCGCCAACTGACCGACGAGCCATTCGGCTTCCCAGTCAACAGGCCTCTTCACCCATGGCAGGTGGAGGGAGTCAAGAACTTGTACCTCCAAGATGTCTTGATCTACCACAAGCATACCCCCGAAATCGAGGTTCCCCACATGGAATAA